In Psychrobacter sp. P11G3, a single genomic region encodes these proteins:
- a CDS encoding acyl-CoA dehydrogenase C-terminal domain-containing protein, whose protein sequence is MLTYKAPLRDIKFLINDVFDYQTHYKSLDNGENADPETVDMILQGMADFAENVIAPLYQSGGEEGCHFEDGVVTTPKGFKEAYDQFVEGGWQGISYPEEFGGMNLPTSINLIKSEMIGTANWSWSMYPGLSTGCINTLLQYGTDEQKALYLPKLVEGSWAGTMCLTEPQCGTDLGQVKSKAIPQDDGTYKISGTKIFISSGEHDLTDNIVHIVLARLPNAPEGTRGISLFIVPKFTPNAEGEAGERNAVVCGSIEHKMGISASSTCVLNFDGAVGYLIGEPHKGLKAMFTFMNTARIGTGIQGLAHTELSFQNALPYAKERRSMRTLSGTKDPEKVADAIIHHADVRRMLLTQKAFAEGGRSMIYHSARYADKMAQGIVNGDDEEFEKWDDKLGFYTPILKGFLTELGIEAAKHGQQVYGGHGYIKEWGMEMIARDARIATMYEGTTGVQALDLLGRKVILQSKGKIIRDYTSSIMKWCGEYALDKEMRKFVWALTKLCAEWNTLTVRLMLMARKDREIISAASEDFLMYSGYVMMGYHWARMAAVAYEKLETGGTEAPEFYKAKIQTAEFYFDKLLPRTSGHAEAMVAPSESMTSMEIDHFAFLD, encoded by the coding sequence ATGTTAACTTACAAAGCCCCCTTACGTGATATCAAATTTTTGATCAATGATGTATTTGACTATCAGACGCATTATAAAAGCTTAGACAACGGCGAAAACGCTGATCCTGAAACTGTAGACATGATTCTACAAGGTATGGCTGATTTTGCTGAAAACGTCATTGCCCCACTCTATCAATCAGGTGGTGAAGAAGGCTGTCATTTTGAAGATGGCGTCGTGACCACACCAAAAGGCTTCAAAGAGGCTTATGACCAGTTTGTAGAAGGCGGCTGGCAAGGTATTTCATACCCTGAAGAATTCGGTGGTATGAATCTGCCAACGTCAATCAACCTTATCAAATCTGAGATGATCGGTACTGCTAACTGGTCATGGTCAATGTATCCTGGTCTATCAACAGGTTGTATCAACACGCTGCTTCAGTACGGTACTGACGAGCAAAAAGCACTGTATTTACCTAAGTTGGTCGAAGGCTCATGGGCAGGTACCATGTGTCTGACTGAACCACAGTGTGGTACGGATTTGGGTCAAGTTAAATCAAAAGCCATTCCACAAGATGACGGCACCTATAAAATCAGCGGTACCAAAATCTTTATCTCAAGCGGTGAGCATGACTTAACAGATAATATCGTTCATATCGTTCTAGCACGTCTACCAAATGCACCAGAAGGCACGCGCGGTATTTCACTATTTATCGTACCTAAGTTCACGCCGAACGCTGAAGGTGAAGCTGGCGAGCGCAATGCCGTTGTTTGTGGTTCAATTGAGCACAAAATGGGCATTAGCGCATCTTCGACGTGTGTATTGAACTTTGATGGCGCAGTCGGCTACCTAATCGGCGAACCACATAAAGGCCTAAAAGCCATGTTCACATTCATGAACACGGCTCGTATCGGTACTGGTATCCAAGGTCTGGCGCATACTGAATTGTCTTTCCAAAACGCCTTACCATATGCCAAAGAGCGTCGTTCTATGCGCACACTATCTGGTACTAAAGATCCTGAAAAAGTAGCTGATGCTATTATCCATCATGCCGACGTACGCCGTATGCTACTGACGCAAAAAGCCTTTGCTGAAGGTGGTCGCTCAATGATTTATCATTCAGCACGTTATGCCGACAAAATGGCACAAGGTATTGTCAATGGCGATGACGAAGAGTTCGAAAAATGGGACGACAAGCTAGGCTTCTACACGCCAATCCTAAAAGGCTTCTTAACTGAGCTAGGCATCGAAGCTGCTAAACACGGTCAGCAAGTCTATGGTGGTCACGGCTACATCAAAGAATGGGGCATGGAGATGATCGCTCGTGATGCTCGTATTGCGACGATGTACGAAGGTACTACTGGCGTACAGGCACTTGATCTACTAGGTCGTAAGGTTATCTTACAGTCTAAAGGTAAGATTATCCGTGATTATACCTCTAGCATCATGAAATGGTGTGGCGAGTATGCACTTGATAAAGAAATGCGTAAATTTGTTTGGGCACTGACCAAACTATGTGCTGAGTGGAACACCTTGACTGTACGTTTGATGCTGATGGCACGTAAAGATCGTGAAATCATCTCAGCAGCGTCAGAGGACTTCCTCATGTACTCAGGCTATGTGATGATGGGCTATCATTGGGCTCGTATGGCAGCGGTCGCTTACGAAAAGCTAGAAACCGGCGGCACAGAAGCACCAGAATTCTACAAAGCAAAAATTCAGACTGCTGAATTCTACTTTGATAAGTTGCTACCACGCACTTCTGGTCACGCAGAAGCGATGGTTGCTCCAAGCGAAAGCATGACATCAATGGAAATCGATCACTTTGCTTTCTTAGATTAA
- a CDS encoding FUSC family protein has protein sequence MSTSKKQQRASWLSALLTRMKGLIDGELNHLLTVNRSQRPWHMPIIAAIAISFPVFVGAYFGDLSSGIKASLGSMIILNLPFSGGLPHRLVTVMAWGFAMILSFALGLIAQLLPVFRLPAFMLIGISVVMLGRYYRQPPPAGLFVLMAGAIALFIPVPIDQVLSAIGLVILGSGSSMLLALLYSLFLLATRPVASVPVYDYQPDMISDSLIVVSFVSLALVVAVLLELPYPYWAAMSCFIIIQGMQLRTMWIKQLHRLLGTLAGMGVAGWMLSWGLSGWGIAIAILCMMFLIESFVDRHYGLAVIFITPLTIFIAEYGSTMSVPPVVGEVIQARMIDTALGCMIGLSGGLAIHSTRLRVPLRRFENWLLLRFS, from the coding sequence ATGAGTACCTCAAAAAAGCAACAGCGAGCTTCTTGGTTGAGCGCACTATTAACTCGTATGAAGGGGTTAATCGATGGTGAGCTGAATCATTTACTCACAGTCAATCGCAGTCAGCGACCATGGCATATGCCAATCATCGCGGCGATTGCGATTAGCTTTCCGGTGTTTGTAGGGGCTTATTTTGGTGATTTGTCTTCAGGTATCAAAGCCTCGCTAGGCTCAATGATTATTTTAAACCTACCATTTTCAGGAGGGCTACCACATCGGCTAGTGACAGTTATGGCTTGGGGGTTTGCGATGATACTCAGCTTTGCACTGGGTCTGATCGCGCAGCTATTACCAGTATTTCGGCTACCTGCGTTTATGCTGATTGGCATTAGCGTAGTGATGCTAGGTCGTTACTATCGGCAACCACCACCAGCAGGATTGTTTGTGTTGATGGCGGGTGCGATTGCGCTATTTATCCCTGTGCCGATTGATCAAGTGCTCTCAGCCATAGGGCTTGTGATATTGGGTAGTGGCTCCTCGATGTTGCTAGCGCTACTCTATAGTTTGTTCTTATTGGCGACCCGTCCTGTTGCTTCTGTACCTGTCTATGACTATCAGCCTGATATGATTAGCGATAGTCTGATCGTGGTAAGCTTCGTCAGTTTAGCATTGGTCGTTGCTGTTCTGTTAGAGCTGCCTTATCCCTACTGGGCAGCGATGAGCTGCTTTATTATCATCCAAGGTATGCAGCTACGAACCATGTGGATCAAACAGTTGCACCGTTTATTGGGTACGTTGGCTGGCATGGGCGTGGCGGGCTGGATGCTGTCTTGGGGACTATCAGGATGGGGCATCGCTATCGCGATATTATGTATGATGTTTCTAATTGAGTCATTTGTCGATCGGCATTATGGACTGGCGGTGATATTTATCACGCCGCTGACGATATTTATCGCTGAGTATGGTAGTACGATGTCGGTGCCACCAGTCGTTGGGGAGGTTATCCAAGCGCGTATGATTGATACGGCACTCGGTTGCATGATTGGATTGAGTGGTGGTCTAGCGATACACTCTACGCGATTGCGTGTACCGCTGCGCCGTTTTGAAAATTGGCTATTATTACGTTTTAGTTAA
- the aroE gene encoding shikimate dehydrogenase — protein sequence MTQHFIVIGNPIAHSKSPEIHKQFAIQAGIDISYQRQYCPDDAASFTAVVEAFFCGGGAGANVTVPFKQVAYDCCAARGGLSEHAKTAGAVNTLLLNKALLESGAPITEALYGDNTDGQGLINHIMSMDWPLTDARVALIGAGGAARGVILPLFEAGINSLTIANRTVSKAADLVNELSAASSVIDDQNIEVCATNELSGAFDIIINATSIGLSGDTLPLDDALNCQYAYDMMYGRPLPFLQHFAARGAQISEGYGMLIGQAALSFERWTGHTIDVAQATTVLNKDS from the coding sequence ATGACCCAACACTTTATCGTTATTGGCAATCCAATCGCCCATAGTAAATCTCCTGAGATTCATAAGCAGTTTGCTATACAAGCAGGGATTGATATTAGCTATCAGCGTCAGTACTGCCCTGATGATGCCGCCAGTTTTACGGCTGTCGTTGAGGCGTTTTTTTGCGGTGGCGGTGCGGGCGCTAACGTGACGGTTCCTTTTAAACAAGTTGCTTATGACTGCTGCGCGGCGCGTGGTGGTTTATCAGAACATGCCAAGACGGCAGGCGCGGTCAATACGTTACTGTTGAACAAAGCACTATTAGAAAGCGGCGCACCAATCACAGAGGCACTCTACGGTGATAATACGGATGGGCAAGGACTTATCAATCACATTATGAGTATGGACTGGCCGCTGACCGATGCTCGTGTGGCGCTAATAGGTGCAGGCGGTGCAGCGCGTGGCGTAATATTGCCATTATTTGAAGCAGGTATTAACTCTCTCACGATTGCCAATCGCACCGTGTCTAAGGCAGCTGATTTGGTAAATGAGCTCAGTGCGGCCAGCTCAGTGATTGATGACCAAAATATCGAGGTTTGTGCGACCAATGAACTCAGTGGCGCTTTTGACATTATCATTAATGCCACTTCTATTGGCTTGTCAGGTGATACGTTGCCGTTGGATGATGCTCTAAACTGTCAATACGCTTATGACATGATGTATGGTCGTCCGCTACCGTTTTTGCAGCATTTTGCTGCTCGTGGTGCACAGATCTCTGAAGGCTACGGTATGCTTATCGGTCAGGCTGCTTTAAGCTTTGAGCGTTGGACTGGGCATACTATCGATGTCGCACAAGCGACAACAGTGCTAAATAAAGACAGTTAA
- a CDS encoding aminotransferase class IV, which produces MTDTTSVPNGWVCLYPQVSSVIDNSSLTEDNSATEDNRTTSQTVTMSLDNRGLAYADGFFTTMGVIDGLILWSDYHYQRLVSHAEALQLNINSEELLAVLQLYAQQLEQGMLKLVVTRAAQDVRGYGYTPSANGSDCEIWLKATAMRVSTALQLSLPNGNLVPIQPSASAICLSSQIACLPPPLAGLKSLNRLDNVLASVELQRIKAEPLASNLASTLGEGLLRDMSGQWVEGTMSNVFYQLAEESLSESKTISSIHKDDENYLTTGQWYTPSMAQSGVAGVMRQVIIDALSTTQYPVRIRSLQDEDLPKLTQLFFCNALRGIMPMSSLTLLSGDVVDFESV; this is translated from the coding sequence ATGACCGATACGACGTCAGTGCCAAACGGCTGGGTGTGTCTGTACCCACAAGTCAGCAGTGTGATCGATAATAGTAGTTTGACCGAAGACAATAGTGCGACCGAAGATAACAGGACAACTAGCCAAACGGTAACGATGTCTTTAGATAATCGCGGGCTGGCATATGCTGACGGCTTCTTTACCACTATGGGTGTCATCGATGGGTTGATACTATGGTCAGATTATCATTATCAGCGGCTTGTCTCTCATGCTGAAGCCTTGCAGCTAAACATAAATAGCGAAGAGTTATTAGCCGTACTGCAACTGTATGCTCAGCAATTAGAGCAGGGTATGCTAAAGTTAGTAGTCACTCGCGCTGCGCAGGATGTACGCGGTTATGGTTATACACCTAGTGCAAATGGAAGCGACTGTGAGATATGGTTAAAGGCTACCGCAATGAGAGTTTCCACTGCGCTGCAATTGTCTTTGCCTAATGGAAACTTGGTACCTATCCAACCTTCTGCTTCGGCAATATGCTTGTCATCTCAGATTGCTTGCTTACCGCCACCGCTGGCAGGTCTCAAAAGCCTTAATCGTTTAGACAATGTCCTCGCTAGTGTTGAGCTACAACGTATAAAAGCTGAGCCATTGGCATCAAATCTTGCTTCAACACTTGGTGAAGGTCTGCTACGCGATATGAGTGGGCAGTGGGTTGAGGGTACGATGAGTAATGTTTTCTACCAATTGGCAGAAGAGTCGCTATCGGAATCCAAAACTATCTCTAGTATTCATAAAGATGATGAAAACTACCTAACCACTGGCCAGTGGTACACCCCTTCTATGGCTCAATCGGGTGTTGCTGGCGTCATGCGTCAAGTAATTATAGATGCGCTATCCACGACGCAATATCCAGTCAGAATCAGGTCGCTACAAGATGAAGATTTGCCTAAATTAACGCAGTTATTCTTTTGCAATGCACTGCGCGGTATCATGCCAATGAGCAGTCTGACGTTGTTGTCAGGTGATGTTGTGGATTTTGAATCCGTTTAG
- a CDS encoding DpnD/PcfM family protein: protein MNIIRKDKKAAQTFQVEIVETLSTIVEVVAEDEQSALLKAQEMYRNEQVVLYPDDFIDTKFIVFQ, encoded by the coding sequence GTGAATATAATAAGAAAAGATAAAAAGGCAGCACAAACCTTTCAAGTTGAAATTGTCGAAACATTAAGCACTATCGTGGAAGTTGTCGCAGAAGATGAGCAAAGTGCGCTTTTGAAAGCGCAAGAGATGTATAGAAATGAGCAAGTGGTTTTATATCCAGATGATTTTATTGATACCAAATTTATTGTTTTTCAATAA
- the mltG gene encoding endolytic transglycosylase MltG, with translation MSKPTPNIPPERPNESPSNKQDGTVEERVDTTLPDAQPVVDEVQDTSATPATNVSLISGKSKPRQYKVNNPSFFMQRGYQVLLVLGLIAAFFLVMVYQTLFGRIEQPQQMVTIEPGQTYYGLLPQWQQQIPLFSAGVAKLYIKSQVDAPLHAGTYQLPENPTIAEALQILGQGAKAAMVKVQIIEGKTSKDLYQALRDNDKIEKEVLTADSDNASIAQALDLTGVLPDSVANSSDPIVNYNLEGWFAPDTYYYGEGTSDKKVLTDLYKRQQQVLTDAWENRAPNLPYKSPYEALVMASIIEKETSVADERPLVSAVFRNRLNKNMRMQTDPTIIYGMGSRYDGNIRRKDINEKTSYNTYQIDGLPPTPIALPSAASIEATLHPADSEALYFVATGNGGHKFTNSLAEHNQAVKDYLSVMREKKSQTPPQ, from the coding sequence ATGAGCAAGCCTACACCCAATATACCACCTGAACGTCCCAATGAGTCGCCGTCAAACAAACAAGATGGCACAGTCGAGGAGCGTGTCGATACCACGCTGCCGGACGCGCAACCAGTGGTAGATGAGGTGCAAGACACATCAGCAACGCCAGCAACCAACGTCTCGCTCATCAGCGGCAAAAGTAAACCGCGCCAATATAAAGTTAATAACCCATCGTTTTTTATGCAACGCGGCTATCAAGTGCTGCTAGTGTTGGGGCTAATTGCTGCGTTTTTCTTGGTCATGGTTTATCAGACGTTGTTTGGTCGTATCGAGCAGCCGCAGCAAATGGTCACGATTGAACCAGGTCAGACCTATTATGGTCTACTACCGCAGTGGCAGCAGCAGATTCCGCTGTTTTCGGCAGGCGTGGCCAAGCTGTATATCAAATCGCAAGTCGATGCACCGTTGCATGCTGGTACGTATCAATTACCCGAAAACCCGACTATCGCTGAGGCGCTACAGATACTAGGTCAAGGCGCAAAAGCGGCTATGGTCAAGGTACAGATCATCGAAGGTAAGACATCTAAAGACCTTTATCAAGCGCTGCGTGATAATGACAAAATCGAAAAAGAAGTACTGACCGCAGATAGTGACAATGCCAGTATCGCCCAAGCATTGGATTTGACAGGTGTATTACCAGACAGTGTGGCTAATAGCAGTGACCCGATTGTTAACTATAATCTTGAAGGTTGGTTCGCGCCTGATACCTACTATTACGGTGAAGGAACCAGCGATAAAAAAGTACTGACTGACTTGTATAAGCGTCAGCAGCAGGTACTGACTGATGCGTGGGAAAATCGTGCGCCGAATCTGCCTTATAAGAGTCCATATGAAGCGCTAGTCATGGCGTCTATTATCGAAAAAGAGACCAGCGTTGCTGATGAACGTCCTTTAGTCTCTGCCGTGTTTAGAAACCGTTTGAATAAAAACATGCGTATGCAGACGGACCCGACCATCATCTATGGTATGGGCAGTCGTTATGATGGCAATATCCGCCGCAAAGACATCAATGAAAAAACGTCTTATAACACCTACCAAATTGATGGTTTACCGCCAACGCCAATTGCGCTACCATCAGCGGCTTCTATCGAAGCGACCTTACATCCTGCCGATAGTGAAGCGTTGTATTTTGTGGCAACGGGCAATGGCGGGCACAAATTTACCAATAGCTTGGCTGAGCACAATCAAGCGGTAAAAGACTATCTCAGTGTCATGCGTGAGAAAAAATCTCAAACACCGCCGCAGTAA
- the tmk gene encoding dTMP kinase has translation MSVSMHTSATPSHNSIPSSNLPETSASNTETAPTLGRFISFEGTEGVGKTTAIEQLCLRLEANGISYLRTREPGGSPFAEQLREILLDPATDIEDDTELLLLFAARCDHMQQVILPALQNGTWIICDRFTDSTIAYQGFGRAYGDELVRGKIDMLIKQFVTQLPELTLWLDLPVAEGMKRANKRSAADRFEQQATEFFTWVHTGFSQLASEYPERIQRIDASGSTDDVSARIWQTVIDRFDIK, from the coding sequence ATGTCAGTATCTATGCACACCAGCGCAACACCATCACATAACAGCATACCATCATCTAATTTACCTGAAACAAGTGCTTCAAATACGGAGACGGCACCTACGTTAGGCCGCTTTATTAGTTTTGAAGGGACTGAGGGCGTGGGCAAAACTACCGCGATTGAACAGTTATGCTTGCGGTTAGAAGCTAATGGCATCTCGTATCTACGTACTCGTGAGCCGGGTGGTAGCCCATTTGCCGAGCAGTTACGTGAGATATTATTGGACCCAGCGACTGATATCGAAGACGATACTGAGCTGCTACTATTGTTTGCGGCGCGCTGTGATCATATGCAGCAAGTCATCTTACCAGCGCTCCAAAATGGTACTTGGATAATATGTGATAGGTTTACCGATTCTACTATTGCGTATCAGGGCTTTGGGCGTGCGTATGGCGACGAGTTGGTACGCGGCAAAATAGATATGCTGATCAAACAATTTGTGACGCAGCTTCCTGAGCTGACATTGTGGTTGGATTTGCCAGTAGCAGAAGGCATGAAGCGTGCCAATAAGCGCAGTGCGGCAGATCGTTTTGAGCAGCAGGCTACCGAGTTTTTTACTTGGGTGCATACTGGTTTTAGCCAGCTAGCGAGCGAGTATCCTGAGCGTATACAGCGTATTGATGCATCGGGTAGTACGGATGATGTGAGTGCGCGTATATGGCAGACAGTTATAGATAGATTCGATATCAAATAA
- a CDS encoding cation:proton antiporter: MDTALLLSGVVGIGIAAQWLAWYLKQPSILFLLLIGIIVGPVLGVFDPDLVLGELMFPFISLGVAIILFEGSLTLEFDEIKQHGTVVQMLVSVGVLITIAIVALSTYLLFDVDPLIALLFGALVCVTGPTVIMPLLRSVRPNKTISNILKWEGIIIDPIGAIAVVLVYEYIISGGEASSILLFAKIVVLATAMGMAGAWLLAFLMRRHMIPEFLRNVFTLAFVLVLFSISNHLEHESGLLTVTVLGVALANWPKFPRETILEFNESLTILLISVLFIILAARVELASLLSVGFAGLVLLAIVMFIARPLSVWASAIGSNLKTNEKLMISWIGPRGIVAAAISSLFAIRLQEYDIQGVELLVPLVFMVIIGTVMIQGLGAKVVGNLLGVREPETNGILIVGSNPIALLIATSLKDQGFDVIVAHNNYTNIARARMSGLRTYFGNPISDHADHHLDLIGIGRLFAMSMDKEMNTLSEIHYRHEFGERKLYRLKFSDEKVKSERDDKQSNFHSQWLFGKDVTYTKLASMLSKKARIKITNITDSYSFEQYKADNKQFVPLYTVDKEGKLHVITDKFDGTVPRDRKLISLVVDDEVQPKPVDVTPKQEQARMAADANFESNSKAPEKRKEQEPNPDDSQTAAPEPSVDSDKSDEQNTANQSSTTQSSSTETKSPSSTTVEKSEPVEEPKTSATNGDNKGVMSANSTATSKTKTSTNSNGNGSAPKNKKGALDPNRLPDSAQDNDASIDPTEDIKVDKSDDK; encoded by the coding sequence ATGGATACCGCCCTTTTGCTATCCGGCGTGGTTGGGATTGGCATTGCCGCCCAATGGTTGGCTTGGTATTTAAAGCAACCATCCATTTTATTTTTATTACTGATTGGTATTATCGTCGGCCCAGTGCTGGGTGTATTTGACCCAGACTTGGTGTTGGGCGAGCTGATGTTCCCTTTCATCTCTTTGGGCGTAGCGATTATCCTATTTGAAGGATCGCTAACGCTAGAGTTCGATGAGATTAAGCAACATGGTACCGTGGTACAGATGCTGGTATCGGTCGGTGTACTGATTACCATTGCGATCGTGGCCCTATCGACTTATTTACTATTCGATGTCGATCCATTGATTGCTCTACTCTTCGGTGCGTTAGTCTGTGTGACGGGTCCGACAGTCATTATGCCGCTGCTGCGTAGTGTACGCCCCAACAAAACCATTTCCAACATCCTAAAGTGGGAAGGTATTATCATTGACCCAATCGGCGCTATCGCTGTGGTATTGGTCTATGAGTACATTATCTCAGGCGGCGAAGCCAGTAGTATTCTACTGTTTGCTAAGATTGTCGTATTGGCAACTGCAATGGGTATGGCGGGCGCTTGGCTACTTGCGTTCCTTATGCGTCGTCATATGATTCCTGAGTTCTTGCGTAATGTTTTTACCCTAGCATTTGTACTGGTGTTATTTTCGATATCGAATCATCTAGAGCATGAGTCAGGTCTATTGACCGTCACAGTACTGGGCGTAGCACTGGCAAACTGGCCAAAATTCCCACGTGAGACGATTTTAGAGTTCAATGAATCGTTGACCATTTTGCTGATTTCAGTGCTGTTCATTATTCTGGCGGCGCGCGTAGAGCTGGCAAGCTTGCTCAGCGTTGGTTTTGCAGGGCTAGTGCTGCTCGCGATTGTGATGTTTATCGCACGTCCATTATCAGTCTGGGCATCCGCTATCGGCTCTAACCTTAAGACCAATGAAAAGCTGATGATTAGCTGGATTGGCCCACGTGGTATCGTCGCTGCTGCAATCTCATCACTGTTTGCGATTCGTTTGCAAGAGTATGATATCCAAGGCGTTGAGCTGCTTGTACCTCTCGTATTTATGGTCATTATCGGTACGGTCATGATTCAGGGTCTAGGTGCAAAAGTCGTCGGTAATCTACTAGGCGTACGTGAGCCTGAGACCAACGGTATCCTTATCGTTGGCTCAAACCCAATTGCGTTATTGATTGCTACCTCTCTCAAAGACCAAGGTTTTGACGTTATTGTTGCGCACAATAACTACACCAACATTGCACGCGCACGCATGAGCGGTCTGCGTACTTACTTCGGTAACCCCATCTCTGATCACGCAGATCATCATTTGGATCTGATCGGCATTGGTCGCTTGTTTGCGATGAGTATGGACAAAGAAATGAATACGTTGTCCGAGATTCACTATCGTCATGAATTTGGTGAGCGTAAGCTGTACCGTCTTAAATTCAGTGATGAAAAAGTTAAAAGCGAACGTGATGACAAGCAATCGAACTTCCATTCACAGTGGTTGTTTGGCAAAGATGTGACCTATACCAAGCTTGCCAGTATGCTGTCCAAAAAAGCTCGAATTAAGATTACCAACATCACGGATAGCTATAGCTTTGAGCAGTATAAAGCGGATAATAAGCAATTCGTACCGCTATATACCGTAGACAAAGAAGGCAAACTGCACGTCATCACAGATAAGTTTGACGGTACTGTCCCTCGTGACCGTAAGCTTATATCGCTAGTGGTAGACGATGAAGTACAGCCGAAACCAGTCGATGTAACGCCTAAGCAAGAGCAGGCTCGCATGGCAGCGGATGCTAACTTTGAGTCTAACTCAAAAGCCCCTGAAAAGCGCAAAGAGCAGGAGCCTAACCCTGATGACAGTCAGACAGCAGCGCCAGAGCCTTCGGTAGATAGTGACAAAAGTGATGAGCAAAACACTGCCAATCAGTCATCAACCACCCAAAGCAGTAGCACCGAGACTAAGTCACCTTCTAGCACTACTGTAGAGAAAAGTGAGCCAGTAGAAGAGCCAAAAACGTCTGCTACTAATGGGGATAATAAAGGCGTTATGTCTGCAAACTCGACAGCGACTTCGAAAACCAAAACCTCTACGAACAGTAATGGCAATGGTAGTGCGCCTAAAAACAAAAAAGGGGCGCTTGACCCAAATCGTCTACCTGACTCTGCTCAAGATAACGACGCCTCTATCGATCCTACTGAGGATATAAAAGTAGATAAGTCAGACGACAAATAA
- a CDS encoding Do family serine endopeptidase — MFASINVTTINSAQAAVTTADFSGLVQQVTPAVARVNVTKTISEAELAKAQTAEVLRQFFGDRLRIPDRVATPAIEHAYGTAFFITSNGYMLTNHHVIAGADKITVTLNDRTELDATLVGSDERSDVAVLKVEGNQFPALPIGDSSGLKVGEPVLAIGSPFGFDYSASAGIVSAKSRSFSRETSVPFIQTDVALNPGNSGGPLFNQRGEVIGINSRIFSGTGGYMGLSFSIPIDAAMDIYEQLKNDGEVARAYLGIYPQDIDRNLAEAYNLERPQGALLTRVSPDSPAQKSGLKPGDIILQYNDVQIMEASDLLNLLNRARPSDLFRARVQRNGKQMVINGKLAYAPNDVRAQSGDEQNDDVQLGLRLRDLTADEQAEIAVDNKTGILVTTVDPTGLAARSGILAGDVITNFHQKPIKTVADFSGAISSLPKKGVVTIEVIRQGIPAIIGLRIE; from the coding sequence ATGTTTGCTAGTATTAATGTCACGACGATAAACAGTGCTCAGGCTGCAGTCACGACGGCTGATTTCTCTGGTTTGGTGCAACAAGTCACGCCAGCAGTGGCACGTGTCAATGTTACCAAAACGATTAGTGAAGCCGAGCTTGCTAAGGCTCAGACTGCTGAAGTGTTGCGTCAGTTCTTTGGTGATCGTCTGCGTATACCGGATCGAGTCGCGACGCCAGCGATTGAACATGCTTATGGTACGGCCTTTTTTATTACCTCCAATGGATATATGCTGACCAACCATCATGTCATCGCAGGTGCGGACAAAATCACTGTGACGCTCAATGATAGAACTGAGCTTGATGCAACCTTAGTCGGTAGTGACGAGCGCTCAGATGTGGCCGTGCTAAAAGTTGAGGGAAATCAATTTCCAGCCCTGCCTATTGGCGACTCCAGTGGTCTAAAAGTAGGGGAGCCAGTATTAGCAATCGGTTCGCCATTTGGTTTTGACTACTCAGCCTCTGCCGGTATTGTCAGTGCCAAGTCGCGTAGCTTCTCGCGTGAGACCAGTGTGCCATTTATCCAAACAGATGTAGCATTAAACCCTGGTAACTCTGGCGGGCCACTATTTAACCAACGCGGCGAAGTGATTGGTATCAATTCGCGCATTTTTAGTGGTACTGGCGGTTATATGGGTCTGTCATTCTCTATCCCTATTGACGCTGCTATGGATATTTATGAGCAGCTGAAAAACGACGGTGAGGTGGCGCGTGCTTATTTAGGAATCTATCCACAAGATATCGATCGCAATCTGGCCGAGGCTTACAATTTAGAGCGTCCTCAAGGTGCCTTACTGACTCGTGTATCACCAGATTCACCGGCACAAAAATCAGGCCTAAAACCTGGTGACATCATTTTGCAATACAATGATGTACAAATCATGGAGGCATCAGACTTGCTGAACTTGCTCAATCGAGCGCGTCCAAGCGACCTCTTCCGTGCGCGGGTTCAGCGTAACGGTAAGCAGATGGTGATTAACGGTAAGCTCGCTTATGCGCCCAATGATGTAAGAGCACAGAGTGGTGATGAGCAAAATGACGATGTACAGTTGGGCTTGCGTTTACGCGATTTGACGGCAGATGAACAGGCAGAAATCGCTGTCGATAATAAAACGGGCATATTGGTTACCACAGTGGATCCTACTGGATTGGCCGCACGCTCAGGTATTCTAGCAGGCGATGTCATCACTAACTTTCATCAAAAGCCGATTAAAACAGTGGCAGACTTTTCAGGTGCTATCTCTTCTCTTCCTAAAAAAGGCGTGGTCACTATAGAAGTTATACGCCAAGGCATTCCTGCTATTATTGGTCTACGTATTGAGTAG